TGTAATTTATCTGTCAATATTCTTCTTAAGCCCATTAATGCATTTTGTCACTCTATACATTCATTATTTGCGTTGCGATTTCATGATTTAGTAGTAATCACCATGCATGCCTTCATCACCAACTTCAATAGTGGTAGAGCATTCCAACTTCCTCTTTTTGTTCACCCTTAACATCATCCATgtctaatttttctgaactgTGGCTACCTGGAGTTAGCTGTTCCATTGAAGTCCAAAACCATAAGGTTCATTTGTTTGTCATGGTTATCTACTGATGTGGATGATTCAAGTTTTCTTGACCTTGTCAGTctgctctctctgtctctctctttctctctaatTTTTAAAAACCTCCTTGGCTGGTGTTTCCTAGCCCCTATATGCCTGAAGGCTTGGtttattttcttctaaaatgtcgAACTACATTCTTCCGAAAGTTGCGTACCTTCTCTTTTTTCCCCTCTCCTCTATCTAGGACCAAAATCTAGAGATATTATATTCTGTCCATTCATAATCCCAATTGAAGAATTACATTTTCCCATTTGAGATGTCCACTTTATGACTACATACATAATTTAAATcttacaaatttctaattataATACATGTTATAAATGTATTTATCATATGGAGTTTCAATTTAAGCGGCACATCGtgtattttacatcaaaaggaTTTGGTCTTAGATCTTAGGAGCAAGATTCTAAACTGTGTTTTAATCTAAAGAAGTATATGTTGTCTTATAGCATCATTTAACCATGGAAACATTTTCTATTAAGTTAGTTTCTAAATATTAATCACGGACTGGTTATTTGTGCAAGAGTCATGGTCCTGAAATTGAATTTACTTTCTTGTAATTTATCTGACCTTTTGACCTGAAATCAAAATTAGGTTATAAATGTTCAAGTGCCATTCTTATTCAAGCTTGCTGTGGATTGGCTTTCAGCAATAACTGGCTTTGAAAATGCAATGGCATCCTTTACCGATACTAATTCCACTCTTTTGGCTCTTTTCGTGAGCCCGGCTGCTGCTCTAATTGGATATGGAATAGCACGAACTGGGGCATCAGCTTGCAGTGATGATTTATGTGATATGATCATTAATATTTGTTAACCCTTCTATTTCCATTCTTTCATACTGTATTCATGTTGTcgatatctttctttttttttttgaatttagaaTGCATAAAACAACCTATATGCGGTCATTTCTCTTTTGACAAAATTGCAAAATGCCGTATCTTCCAAGGTAACCCTGAAAGGTATTCAGACTCTTTCTAGACaggtaaatatttttttcatttttattatcCTTGCATTCTAGTGACATGTACCGTGTTTCTTTTCCCCTCGACTGGTGTTATTTGAATCAATGATGTTATTTCAACTTTTTTTTACTTGATTTTACCTAAGCATTAAAATTTATTGCtacaggttttttttttaacaatttcaTGATTTTTCCTTCTCGTTTAAGATTAGGTTTCCATGCAAGCGAAATGAAAGTTTGATGTTGCAGAAAACAACATCCTCATGTCTCATAGTTATTTTCACAGTTCAGTAATGTCAAGATGTCTTCCaatttgttctaagtgaatAAAAATATGCTGGCTTATTAAGCTTGTCTATCTACCTCAATGGTGCCCTTTCCATTGTTTCCATGATTTGAAACTCTGAGGAGATTGCCTCTCCAGTTTCTTTGATAGTCTTCTCTATAACAATTCATTTCAATGCATTAAGGTGATTAGGAGGTGAGGTCCGCAATTTTGGTATTGGGTATTGTATCAGTTCTGTATGGTATGGTACATTTGGGTACCAAAATAGCTCTCtaaccatttttttattttttatttcggtACGCCTCAGTAAGATTTCATGAGAAAATTTTATGACAAAGAGAAGCTTCTTTTACCATTTTTTTCTGGCTCTTTTATATCATATGTGCAATAGACATGCTCATGCTTGTTTGCaggtatttaatttttttccgcTACTGAATTCACTTCATATTATTTAGCGAATCTGGAATTTAAAATTGTGTCCCATTTAGATGTTTGGACTATatttatttcgaattttcaaCTTTGATTATCAAGATTCTTGACTTCTACTTGGACCTTTCTTGTTCATCTCTTCATGATCTGTTTAACAGGATCAAGAAAATGATATTTTGTACATGATGGAGTCAGTTATATGAAGAATAAGTTGTAGATCTAGTAGATGAGTGGGTCAAATATATTTGCACCCTTTTTAATTTAACTTCTGGTGTTCCACTTTTGTTTGGAATTTTCAGATTATTGTTTTAGAGAATGGAAAGGTTGTGGAACAGGGTCCCCATGAAGCTCTCTCGTCAAGGGCAGCAAGATATGCACAGTTATGGGCCCAGCAGAACAACAATGATATCGTAGATGCTGCTGTCAAAGCAGAAGCTTGAAACTCCCTACACTTGCCAAATCTACATGAGGAATTCTACTCCGTAGGATCAGATaagcatttttttaataattttatatgCATACAAAATTATATGAGCGAGTTTTAATTCATTTATGCAACATAAGCCAATGTGCATCGTGGCATTCTTCACAGATCATTGTAATCGGTGCTGTCTGAATGCAGCTATAAACATTTTACAAAATTATATGAGCCGAGCTTTAATTCATTTATGTAACATAATCCAATGTGCATTGCGACATTCTTCACAGATCATTGTAATTGGTGGAGTCTGAATGCAGCTATAAATATTTGCTTTTGCAAAACAATGAATCAAAGATGATGATGTATGGTTACTTTTTCTTTATAATCGTTatattattatcaagatactttcAGCTCATGTTTCAGCAGTTGCATCTGATATTCCTGTGCTCAATGAATTTCTTCACCGTTTGCTTGGCGCTATCAGCAATATTTTCAGCAACTATCCAATCCTCTTAAACCAAACCTCCCCATAGCAGCCATAACCTGGTGCCAGGGTTtcattaattcagcaaaagacCCATGGATGTGCATAAGGCATGGATGAATATTCAGGAACCATTTGCATGCCATCTCCCCGTATGACGTGTTCTAAGAAAGTTTTTGCGACTTAATAGAGACTTACTAAACGCTGCGGTCTTCTGCGTTTAGCtgtgatcatttttttttgtttattttgaaaaatatagatTTTTAAGGAAACATGTAGTATTGGGAttcttaaaaaaggaaaaaattattGCTTGCATTGCGTGCAACTAGTACATGCCAGCAATCACTGGGACGTATTGTTGTGGGCCAATCACTGAGACAACCGCAAGATGAATAGAACTCAAGCTAAACAAGTAACGTTTTCAAACCATGGAATATACAACCAATACATGGCAGACACTTGAGCTCTCCTTAAATAGATATACATAGATTTTTGGAGAAATAGTTAAAGAATTTATGTTACATGCATCACGATAACCATTAAGATCCCTCATCTCCAGCACTTATCCTAAACCTCACAAATATGCAAGCAACGTTTCAATAACTTCAGCCATTTTGAACTTCCAGAACTGTGAAAAGTCTTCATGAGCTTATAAGCCCATTTAGGCTATGAATTTCATCTCTATCACCATTATGCCTGAACAGATGATAAGACAATGAACAAATAGATATAAAAAGTACAGCTAATTTCTTCTCACCGCTGCTAGTTATAACCACATTCTTTGCATAGCATCCAGTAGGACAGAGATGTCTTGAGCAATACTAGTGCAACATGGATCTCACATAATAAAGTTACAAAGTCGATAGAGATTTATGCCAAGCCTTCCTGGATCAGGTACAGGCTGCAAGCAACCAGGCCACTAGAAAGGATACACATCATCCGTGTCTGTGTAACCTTCTTGGGCGACATTTCAGTTACTTCCACCTTTCTACGGTTTCTATCATTCAGACATCTCGAGAACCAGAACATAAACATATTGGCATTGGTCAAACAGCTAGTTAAATATGAGCAAATGCACCAAAGCAAGTAAACTCAAAGATGATAATAAACTACCTGTGCAAAAGAAGTAAACAAGTCTTGATTGCTTGCTGCTTGCATCAAAGAAATGAAGATGGTAAGACTAAAAGAGAAACCAACCAGCAAGCTGCAAGGATGTTGATGTATCTTGGGCTCCAAATTATAGTTGGCTACAAAAATCAAAAGGTCATAAACCCCTGGCACTGAGTTCGCACCAATCTGTTAACAACAAAATTCTAAAAACAATTTCCACCCATATGAACCCAGAATATTACTTTTCCAAATACATAATGTACATTCCCCCCAAACTAACtgatatataaaaaagaaaatggatgaTATATCTAAACAGGCGCCTTGCAAGTTTGTTTATTATGCCCAAATCCTTTGCACTGACTGCAGCGTACCGCTCTTTTAATTGCAATCCTTGGGTCCGCTGGCTTTTCTTTTGGTCGGCCAGCTAGCCGACGGGTGCGAGGACATGTAATTGTACTGTGAGAAGGATCAGTGCATGTAGGCCTACCAACATCAGGTATCGGATTGATGGATAATGAATATGTTATACGGTAGCATTCAGTTGTGAAATATTTGGAGCAGTAATCATACATGCATCGATCAGTGTGGTCAAATACTGCAAGAGCATGCATGCATGGCAAACCAGTGACTTGCCATCTTCGGCACGTGCATTCCCAATTTTCGATATTAACAAAATTGATTGAGTCATCACGTACCTCAAACACATTCTCTGTCGAGCATCCTACATTAAGGTTCTGTGCTTTAATCATCTCATCTTGTACCATCTGATTCATGGATGGTGTGAGTGCCTCTGCCCAAGCACTAGAAGACTCCCTACGAGTATACATCATCTCCATCATCTTACACCTGATCATATCGACCATCTGGACCACTGATAGCTCATGTCTTGCTGATACCCAGCCATTAAATGTTTCCACAGCACTGGAGGAGTAGCAGCCATATCTCAAGCCCTTGAAGAAGGCATCTGACCACCTTTCAGGTTTTGTATGCAAAACCCATTCAGCAAGTTCTTTAGATTCAACTTTGATGCTTTCAATGCATTCATTAAACTCATCAGCTTTGCAAGCATATACAGCTCGTTTGAGATGACTAACCATTGCATCTTTTATTTCCTGTGTCCAAGAGTCCTCCAACTCTTTCTTAAAATCCTCAATGAGGTGATGCACAGAATAGCCATGATTACTATCCTCAAACACTAGAGGGATTTCCTCCTCCAAACCATTCTGTCCATCTGATATGAATGTTAAGTTGTGCGACATTGTCAAAGCAGACTTCAACTGCTCCAAAAACCAATGCCAGTTTTCACTAGTCTCCTTCTCCACTACAGAAAAGGCAACTGGAAAAATATCGTTCGCTCCATCAACCGTGGTTGCAGCCAACAACTTCCATTgcttatttgctttcatagatATTATATCCAGGAAAATCAAGGGGCGGCAACCATGCTCAAAACCACTAAGAGAGGCATGAAAGGCAACAAAAAGACGGAATTTTGAATCATCTGATGTTAGTAATGTAGCCACACTGCCTGGGTTGGTTTCGATAATCCTTTCACAAAACCAAGGCAACTGATTACAAGCCTCTTCATGTGAATTGTGAAGCTCCTTCTTGGCAACAAATTTCCCACGCCATGCTTGTGCATAGTTCAAGCTTAGTCCATATTCGCGTTGGAGATCATCTGCAATTTCCCGTGGCTTGTAGTTTGGACTATCTCGCAATTTGTCCTTTATGACACTTGCTACCCATCGCTGAGAAGCTAGACGATGACTTTCTTTACTCATGTCCTTTCCACATGCATGAGTGTCATTCATTTTCTTAATTGTAAGCTCTTGCTTACCTGATGACCTAGATGCATGTACCCGCCACGGGCAACCCTCAGCAGCACATTCAGCAGTTACACGACACCCATCATTTTTTATAAATCTATACATAAAACTGTTTGCAATAGCATATTTATGCAGTGCATCACGGAAGGCCCTTGGACTATCAAATTTTTGCCCTATGCCAGTGATCACACCATCCCAATTGGCGCACAATCTTTGCCGCTTGGCATCCTCGAGAGTAGCTTCTTTAGCTGTCGTAGCATCAGTAGGGGTACCTGAGTCAGCTACAACGCTCCTGATTATCCTACAAAAAAATGTGCTTATTGTAATCTTGGAGCATCATTTGGCAATATAAACCAGATGTTCTGGACAAATACCTGTTCTCAACCTTCTTCAAGACATAAACATCTGTTGTGTCTGAATCTGCATGGAAATCAACCATGCGCTTTAGGTCTTTGTCATTAGATACTGTGATGAGAGTTCGCTTGTTGTTTGGAAGGAAGTATTTGATCGAAAAGGAATCCGCATCGCAGTTAAACATCACAGAAATCTCAGACATCAGATCATGCAGTGTCATTTCGTGATCAATATCAATTGCATGTGCTTCTCCACCAGAATAAGACATGGATCCATCGCTATGTGTGACGAACTCTCCACCTGACTGACAAATGGCCAAAATTTTCCTCCTTGCCATCCTAAGGTACAACGCCCTATAGATGAGTGAGGAATAAAAGATTAATTATTAACACACAATATAGTAATGAAAGAAATCCTCATTATCAACCTTATAATATTAAATGAAATAATCAAATGTGGAGGATATAAATATTTATCAGTTACCAAATCAAGAGTATCATTGCTGGTATATTCAATTCTAACAAATTTTGGTGCTACTAGATAATTTGTGCAAGCAGAAAAGCACATGCAAGTATCGAAGAGGACAAATTAGATATGAAGTACCCAAATAGACATGACTTGAATATTTTTGCCAAAGAACTCttaaattagaaagagtgagaAAATGTCCTCACACATAAGCCACATGTGATATTTGTACAACAAGGGCTAACCAAAGGAGGAGAAGAGCACATATGCACCTACAATATCACCATGGACAAAGGTTcttcattatcaataaaagctAGAGAGAGCAAGTATAACTCTACAATTGGAAAGGGTGAGAAAGTCCTCATAGAGAAGCTACATCGGTACAACAAGGGCTAACTAAATATGCATTAATTAATCCATTAAATTGCACTACTCCCACAAGTTAAAAGATGAATAGGTAAATATGAACCCTAAGGACTAGGGTCCGtggaaccgtcccgaaccggGCTGTTCCGGTCGTACCGAGCCGTTCCGGAGGAGAACCGGGACGGTTTTGGCAACAGAAACAAAATCCGTCgccggagagggagaaggagaagaaaagagaggaaaagagagagagagcgggggagggaggaagagggagaggaaagaagagagagagaggtggaggcCGGTCGGCGGAGGGCCAGTAGAGGCCGGCAAGTTGCACAGAGGAGGCTCCTCCGGGCTCCGCGGCTAGGTCCCCTGTTTCGAACGCAGAGGAGGCCCCTCTGGGCTACGCGGCCGGGCCGGAcccctcttttttatttttgcgacttttaagtgaagttggcaaattagcaatttttaagtaaagtcggcaagCGATTTGCTAACTTTTAagccaacttcacttaaaagtcgcaaaaataaaaaaagcagCCGGATCcctatttcaaatgaaataggAGACCTGGCCGCGAAGCCCTCCTCCGACTCGTACACCCGGGTTGCTAGCCTCCGCCTACCTTCCTCTCtcacccttctctctcttttcctctctctagtttgccctctcccccgcctcctATACTGTGTTGGTACGAGATCGGCACGGAATGGTATGGGGGCGTACCATTCTGTGCCGCCGGGCCCCGGTTCTGGACAGCAGACCCTGCTATGGACAAAGATTTTTGTTGTAAATAAAATTTGGAGATCTTGAGAATCGTAAAGAGTACGAAAGAGTATACAATATAAGCACTTCAaacataaaattgaagaatatttttcttttgatgtagTTTAATCAAAATTTTGTTTGGTAACCTAAGCATGAGTATTCTTCTTCCATAAAGAGTACAAAATATTGAAGAATAATTTTCTTTGATGTAGTTTAGATCAAAATTAGGTTTGGTGACTTTCCCCTCCTACACTCTTTCTTATTGTTTTGAGTGTCATAAAAGAGGGAAAAGCATGCAGATAATCCACATCTGAAATTTATTTCAGCTCACATCAAACATATTTGCAGCCCTCGGGTGAGGCTGCATTGTCTATCCAGCACCATTACAAAATGCTACTTTGAGGCTCCTATAAACTGTATGAATTTAATGATGTAGACCACCTAGAGATTTTATACCTGTTCTTTCCCTCTTAAGAATGCATTCTGTTCAGCAGTTTAAATTATAGATTTGCAACTGCTAAATATATACAGTAATCATTTTATTTGTTTACATTCAAAAGTAACTGAAATCAAAATCTTGATACATGAATTCTTTCATTCAGCTCACAGCAATTGAGTTTTGCGAACGCTAATACACAGTGGGTATCTAGAGCAATATGAAGCTTTAATAGCTTTCCCCTGACAATACAAAGGCACTGAACATATTGATTTAATTAAACTCAAGTAGGATTCCTGAAGTCAGACTACAGCAATTTTTGGAcagaaatatattttctttttagatCTTTAGCACTGGATATCTTCTGGGTATCCCTCAGATAACTTGCAATCTCaagaataaattttattttgcagAACCCAACAAGAAGGTTCCAAGAATACCAAGAAAAGGATCTACTAGTtcacaaataaaatattgaatgagtatctagatttagaaatgttGATTAATTCTCATAACTGACTCTTCACTGACAACAAATTTTGCTccagttgatttagaaaaggaTCTCCAGTTGCCAGGTGACGCAGTATAATATCTTTATTATCCCTTCTCCCCAGGTGACTCAATATAGTTTccttttgtatttgttttaaaggtTTTACCCACTGAGAATCAGCAATGGCATCTTGTGCTTGCTTGTCAAACATTTCCAGTGCCTATAGTATGgatattttgtaaaaaaaaatgtcTTATCTACCCACATACAATTCATTAATTACATAGGAGAAATTAAGACTCATGATTGCTTAAATTTTCAGCTAGTTATGATCTGCAGACTTATGGAAATTAAGAAATGAGAATATGCTGCTAAAACTATCTCTCAATGTAATTTGATTTGAGTGATCTAAACTACCACTTGACATAGCAATGTAATAATGGGCCATCATAAATAGACAACAATAAAATCGTGACCATTTATATTTGATATAATAAATCCATAAAAGTTATCAGCTGACAGATATCCAGAAAAGAGGGGCATTTATATACTAAAGACATCAAATCATGAGAACGTGGCTAAGTTTTTCCCATTGTTCTTACAATGAAATGAAATATGAAactcttctttttataaaaaaaaacacacacacactcaaTATATTTAAAATCAGAAATAAATTTATGCATCATAATAACAGTTAACTACATGATGTTAAAGTGTTGAATTCAACATAACATATAAACCAATAAATTAGTGTCGCTAAAAAGTCTTCTGAGATTGTTAACTGATGTCAGCTTTGTAATTCCGTTTTTCTTATTCATTTCTTTTAAGGAGTTTAGCTGCTGGAAGCACCACCTTCCACGAAGCCTTTCTTAAAAACATTCTTCATCTAGTATTAGGTATTCTCCTTTTTGCTGACCCTTTCTTTCATGCATAGTCTATTTCTGCTGACGATCTCCTTTGTCTTAAGTCAATATTACTCCTGTACTTCCTCTAAAATTTTTAATACTTACCCTAATGCAATCTTCATCGGTCTTAGCAATCATCAACTATAGCACACTATTTCTGCCTGCATCTTGCATGCTTAAACCTTCTTTCCTGTGTAACAGTCAGAGTTATACAACCTGCACTAACTCATGCAATTTCTCTATAGGGCTTGGGTTGCATGCAAGACACCTTATCAAAACAACTCTCCACTTCAATTCCGAGCTCTAATTCTATTAGTAATCCAAAATGGCTGATCTTTGAGCTATTAGTCTGATGCGGAGCCTCAAATTCTGATATACTTAAATTGTACTACCACTTATATACCTTTTTCCATGTTTATTATGATCCAAATCTTCAACCAATTTCTCACATCAAAATTTAAATCACATCCTCTGCAGATGGCATACATCATAGAACTTCCTTGCGAATATCAACAATAAATTTATTGAAAGCGTAGAGGGGAGAGGATTTCATGGGGACACTAAGTTTAGGTATTGGATGTTCCCTTGACTCGCTACAGCTATTTCCAGCACTTGTTTTTGCTCCTCCATGCTTGTCCTTGACAAATTTCAAGATGCCTTAGTAAACCTTCCTTTTTAGCATCTTCTAAAAAACAACATTATCCAGTTATGATTCCAACAATCCAGGATCTTGGGGGGCAGACTGGGGACAAACCTAAGCTTTCAACATCttctattattctataatatgcTTAACCGAAGTCAAACTCATGTATAGGGCCCATAACTTATCTCTCTAATCTTTGCCTGAATTTCTAAGCAAAGAAAAAAACTGATAATCATGCTAAAAACCCTGAACTTATGCTGGTTTTCCATTGTTATTCTGAACTTTAATTTAGTCCAACTGGGTCATTGAACTTTCAAAATTTTACAATTCATACCCTAGCCATGACTTCCGTTAGATGGCCATGATGGAACAGGTCAAGTGTTATCACACGCTGAAGGAAAAAACTACCACTCACTCTCGCAGCCGTTGCTGGTCTCCAGCCATTGGTCGGGAAGGAGGGATGGGATTGGAAGTGGAAACCCTAGCCGAAGAGGGGCGAAAATGGAGGAGAATCTTAGCCGAAGTGATAGCATGCGATCATCTCCGTCATGGCCATCAAACATAACTCACAACCAAAGTATCAATTGTAAAATTTTGAAAGTCCAATGACCTGATTGCACTAAATTGAAGTAcgagataaaaatgaaaaacttGCACAAGTTCAGGATTCTTGGCATaattaatccaaaaaaaaaacttttggcTGACCTTCTTAGCGTGAAGAAGATATGAACATCAGTGAATGCGGAGTGTTAGCGTGGCATGGAAAAGATATCAATGGTTGAGACGAGAGATaggaagaattgaaggaaaattttTATAAGCAAGAGGTTCTGCAAAGAAAATCTCCTGAACTCTCTTCTCCAAACATAGCTGATTAACATAAGACCAGATCAGCATAAAAAGAAGAGACGTAACAGAATAAACCTGGTATCTTTTCTTCCAAAACAGCGTCTGCTTCTTTGTATCCCGTCACCAAGTGAACACGGcgagcctctcaagcctcaataGCTACGACTGCATCTGATTCTGATCGAAATAGACAAAGATTTCAAATCAAGCCATAGATAAAGCttagaatcaaaagaaaaaccaaaccCACATGGACTGGAAAAGATAGCTCGCCTTGGAACTTTAGGAGGCCAAGATGTTGGATTCGAGCATAATTCTTACCAGAAATCGATCAAAAGAACATAAACTTGGGAATTGGTACCTATAAATTTCCGCGGAATTCTGTGATCTGCCGGAGAATTTGAAAGCAATAAGGGACGAAGGCTCGCTGtcgagatctagggtttggaatccattGTCGCAAGGGGAAATCACCTCCAGATTCGCTGAGGATACCGGAGGATTTAGGGTTTAACTACTCTGGATAAAGCTGGCCCGGGCCGATTCCCGGACCGACTTCATCGGCGGGTCGCCCAGGCCGATAAGGTCCACTCATAACCAGACCATGTTTTCCGAATGACCGACTCCCATTGTTCTTATTCGGAAATccacaattatttttttttggtgaaaaaataGGAGGGAAGGGAGAGGAACAGAActccacccgcgtagcagctcCCATTGAGCCCTCCTTCCACTAagaaatgttcgatgcgggtcgCAAGTTTCCACGTGCCCTCCCCAACTTATGGAAAATCCCACTGGACCATCCACGTGTAAGTACGTCATCCCAGCGCCACCTCAGTACTGATGGAAGGAAAGCAAATCCACACAGAGCCATCCGGACGTAGGACATGCGGTTCCctgatttaatcgacgcccgtgcgtttcgaacccggACAATTCGGGTAGAGTCCAAGCCtccttaccaccaggctaccaccttggtagCCAATCCACAATTATTCAattgtgcgcgcgcgcgcgtatatgtatgtatgtatatgtatatatatgtatgtatatgtatatatgtatgtatatgtatatatatgtatgtatatgtatatatatgtatatatatatatatatatgtgtgtgtgtgtgtgtgtatatatatatgtatacatatatgtatatgtatatgtatgtatgtatatgtatacttCATTGTTGCATTTGAGTTATATATATGAAACTACTTAGTAATTCTCGTGGACAACTGAGATGCAATTCTCGCAATTGTAGGCAATATGTCTACGAAACTAAGCAAGACAGGTTTTCCAATTGCTGAAAACAACCAAACGTAGTCTGAGTTAGGACTCTCAGCTTGGCatcaaaaatatttcaataataAGAGGAGGGCAGCAAGAAATGATGGGGCACCGAACTTCAGGTCATGCTGCCGAATTACAAGGTGGCTCACATCCTGGGATTCAAAGCGACAtgaaacaagtggtatcagaatcAAGCCCTATGAGTAACCCCCAATTTAATGGTAGTACAGAGCCTTGTAGTAGAAAAGCTAGCAGAAATTTAACTGCTATAGAACTCGTATCTaataataaataacaaaatt
The Phoenix dactylifera cultivar Barhee BC4 chromosome 3, palm_55x_up_171113_PBpolish2nd_filt_p, whole genome shotgun sequence DNA segment above includes these coding regions:
- the LOC103702169 gene encoding uncharacterized protein LOC103702169 isoform X3, with the translated sequence MARRKILAICQSGGEFVTHSDGSMSYSGGEAHAIDIDHEMTLHDLMSEISVMFNCDADSFSIKYFLPNNKRTLITVSNDKDLKRMVDFHADSDTTDVYVLKKVENRIIRSVVADSGTPTDATTAKEATLEDAKRQRLCANWDGVITGIGQKFDSPRAFRDALHKYAIANSFMYRFIKNDGCRVTAECAAEGCPWRVHASRSSGKQELTIKKMNDTHACGKDMSKESHRLASQRWVASVIKDKLRDSPNYKPREIADDLQREYGLSLNYAQAWRGKFVAKKELHNSHEEACNQLPWFCERIIETNPGSVATLLTSDDSKFRLFVAFHASLSGFEHGCRPLIFLDIISMKANKQWKLLAATTVDGANDIFPVAFSVVEKETSENWHWFLEQLKSALTMSHNLTFISDGQNGLEEEIPLVFEDSNHGYSVHHLIEDFKKELEDSWTQEIKDAMVSHLKRAVYACKADEFNECIESIKVESKELAEWVLHTKPERWSDAFFKGLRYGCYSSSAVETFNGWVSARHELSVVQMVDMIRCKMMEMMYTRRESSSAWAEALTPSMNQMVQDEMIKAQNLNVGCSTENVFEPTIIWSPRYINILAACWLVSLLVLPSSFL
- the LOC103702169 gene encoding uncharacterized protein LOC103702169 isoform X2; its protein translation is MARRKILAICQSGGEFVTHSDGSMSYSGGEAHAIDIDHEMTLHDLMSEISVMFNCDADSFSIKYFLPNNKRTLITVSNDKDLKRMVDFHADSDTTDVYVLKKVENRSVVADSGTPTDATTAKEATLEDAKRQRLCANWDGVITGIGQKFDSPRAFRDALHKYAIANSFMYRFIKNDGCRVTAECAAEGCPWRVHASRSSGKQELTIKKMNDTHACGKDMSKESHRLASQRWVASVIKDKLRDSPNYKPREIADDLQREYGLSLNYAQAWRGKFVAKKELHNSHEEACNQLPWFCERIIETNPGSVATLLTSDDSKFRLFVAFHASLSGFEHGCRPLIFLDIISMKANKQWKLLAATTVDGANDIFPVAFSVVEKETSENWHWFLEQLKSALTMSHNLTFISDGQNGLEEEIPLVFEDSNHGYSVHHLIEDFKKELEDSWTQEIKDAMVSHLKRAVYACKADEFNECIESIKVESKELAEWVLHTKPERWSDAFFKGLRYGCYSSSAVETFNGWVSARHELSVVQMVDMIRCKMMEMMYTRRESSSAWAEALTPSMNQMVQDEMIKAQNLNVGCSTENVFEVRDDSINFVNIENWECTCRRWQVTGLPCMHALAVFDHTDRCMYDYCSKYFTTECYRITYSLSINPIPDVGRPTCTDPSHSTITCPRTRRLAGRPKEKPADPRIAIKRAVRCSQCKGFGHNKQTCKAPV
- the LOC103702169 gene encoding uncharacterized protein LOC103702169 isoform X1 translates to MARRKILAICQSGGEFVTHSDGSMSYSGGEAHAIDIDHEMTLHDLMSEISVMFNCDADSFSIKYFLPNNKRTLITVSNDKDLKRMVDFHADSDTTDVYVLKKVENRIIRSVVADSGTPTDATTAKEATLEDAKRQRLCANWDGVITGIGQKFDSPRAFRDALHKYAIANSFMYRFIKNDGCRVTAECAAEGCPWRVHASRSSGKQELTIKKMNDTHACGKDMSKESHRLASQRWVASVIKDKLRDSPNYKPREIADDLQREYGLSLNYAQAWRGKFVAKKELHNSHEEACNQLPWFCERIIETNPGSVATLLTSDDSKFRLFVAFHASLSGFEHGCRPLIFLDIISMKANKQWKLLAATTVDGANDIFPVAFSVVEKETSENWHWFLEQLKSALTMSHNLTFISDGQNGLEEEIPLVFEDSNHGYSVHHLIEDFKKELEDSWTQEIKDAMVSHLKRAVYACKADEFNECIESIKVESKELAEWVLHTKPERWSDAFFKGLRYGCYSSSAVETFNGWVSARHELSVVQMVDMIRCKMMEMMYTRRESSSAWAEALTPSMNQMVQDEMIKAQNLNVGCSTENVFEVRDDSINFVNIENWECTCRRWQVTGLPCMHALAVFDHTDRCMYDYCSKYFTTECYRITYSLSINPIPDVGRPTCTDPSHSTITCPRTRRLAGRPKEKPADPRIAIKRAVRCSQCKGFGHNKQTCKAPV